The nucleotide window TGGTAACAGAGACATCAGTCCGGGAAATTTAAGATCTGAATCAGTCCAGGATATCTGAGAGGTGTGGTTCTCTCTCTTCATGCCCAGTGTCTCATGGAACCATTGTGGATCATAAATCATCACAATTCCTTCACACAATTGTTCTGGTGAACCTTGGATTCTTGCCAAGACCACTTAGAAGCCACCTGGTAACCTAGGGGTTTATCTACAATGTCCTGTTTGCTAGTATTCTGTGTGCTTTTCCTATTTCAtggtctcttttcttttttttttttttttctttttttgacaggcagagttagaccatgagagagacagagagaaaggccttccctccgctggttcacccccaaaatggccgctacggccagcgctgcacctatctaaagccaggggccaggcactttctcctggtctcccatgcgggtgcagggcccaagcacttgggccatcctccactgcactcccaggtcacagcagagagctggactggaagaggagcaaccgggacagaatccggcgccccgaccaggactagaacctggggtgccggcgccgcaggcggaggactagcctagtgagccatggcgccggcctcatggtCTCTTTTCTCCTTAATCTTCACCATCTCCTCCTCTCACCCGACATCTTACCTTCATCCAATCCTGTTCCCAACCCTCCTGTCCATAGAAACATTCCTTTTGCAGAGATTCACCCACATTAAAATAACTGCAGCATAAGCTAAAATAGTGACTGTTCCATGGCAGATCAAAATATCAGCCCcaggtgaaaaataataataatcacattTGGGAACATGAACGCCTCTCTAGCAGCTGTCTAGATCCATCCAGCGTGCTCTGGTCTCCTCCTTCACCTTCTTGTGGGTCTGGATCCTTCAGACCTACCCCAGAGTGGTCATAGGACCTGCAAGGGCCACCACAGTAAACTCCTGGCCAACACCTTAGGATTGGCTTTAGGATGGCGTCAGATGCCCTGCTGGGTTTTATAATTCTGTTCTTTAGTTCCAGTGACCGACATGGGAATTTCTgatctcaattttattttcttatctgtGCAGTGACAGTCAATGGTGCTAGAAAAACCCCTGGAAGTGACATCTTCCAACCAGTTGTAGACCGTCCGATTTTTTTATGACTGGAGGCAGGAGAATCCTCCGTTCCCCCCTCGTCATCCTCAGGTGGGTTACTTCTGTCAAATGCAGTAAATCGGAGGAAGCAGGAATAAGGGGCAGGCCTCTGCCTACCCTCATCCCTCCCCACTCTGTATCCTCAAGAGCACTCCCGCATCCTAGCTCAATGGAAAAATACAGTGTTTCTTGCATCCAGCAGGCTGTATGCCTGGGGCTCTACCGCTGAGCCTGAGTTACGAGGGGCCACACCGAAAACCACGTGTTGCCTTAGGTTGCCCAATCTGTTGACTGGGTCATTTAGGAAGCCAAGAAAAATCCTGAATTAGACACGAGAGAGCTATGACTCTAGATGCCCGGCTGGTGGAAAGCCCGGTAATGAGAAAACAGAGCTGACCTCTGCGCCAGGCTGGGAAGTGGCAGGGGAACGCAAGACGCGGCTGCTCCGGGTGGCAGCTGCAGTGAAGGGCAGTGTCAGGGAATGTCACACAGCAGCTCCTCCGGCAGCCGGCAGCGGTCCCGGAGCAGGGGCACGGGCCGCGACATTTGATGAGCCGTCTGCTTTAAAGGCAGACACGACCTCCCCGCTGCCATGAGCCTTTGCAGAGAAGGCGCGTTTGAAACACTGCCGAGAACGGGACGTTGGCCGGAATAGGGTCCTTCTCCCTTCCTCGGAATATCAGGATTTTCACCTGGGAGGACCCGGACACCCACCTCCCTCTCGTCTCGGCCTGTGAAGTAATGTCCTTCTTTGCTTTGCGAACATTCACTAAGATATTTTTAGATCCCATCGCTACCACGCTATCTAAACACTCTATGTGGGTCAGAATGGGAGGCTAAAACACTGAATCAAAGCCAAGAGAACCTTGGCAACCTGTCACTCTCTCTAGAACCTTCCGATTGCAACAGCGAGCCCTTCCTGGAGACCCCCGGGAGAACGAGCTACAATCGACCGCAATGCCTGGAGAGTGCTCTAAAAACAATTGGAAGACACACAGGCAAGAGGAACCTGTTGAATGACACCACTGgtttcaaagaaacaaacaaaacagaatatgGGAAAGCCAAGAGAAAAAAGTCCCGAATTCTTCGACAACTAGCAAATAAAAAGGGGACAGAGGGTTGAACCTATCGATGAAAATAGATTTATAAAACTCAGATAATTACACTGCAGGGAATTCCTTTATATCTCAGCTCAAATGAACTGGCAAGAAATGAAAGATAATTAGAAAACGCAAACCCTAGATATGTCATAATATTAAAAGGGATTGTTGTTATTACTGAGATCTGATAACAGGGTGTGATAATGGTATTGTAGCTATGCCTTCTAAGAAAAAGTACAGGGGACAGCAGGTTgaatggcacagcaggttaagctgccgcttgggacgcccacattccatatgcGAGTGCTCTGTGCACCCCAGATCCTGctgttcacatgggagacctggttggacttcctggatcctggcttcagcctggcacagccccagctactgtggccatctgtggagggaatcagtggatagatcatctctccttatctctctctctctctctctctctctctcagtatgtgtgtgtgtcactctacccttcaagtaaataaatcttttttgaaagaaagaaagaaaagaaggcaggCGTACATGTCTTCTAGAAACGTGCACTAAAATATGCCATCTGGTAATTGCTTCAAAATAGCCCAGAGCCAGTGGGGAACACACCTGTCGTGGGATTAGCTGTGAGTGTGATGTTGGGTTGGGAGCACGGGGATTTATTGTATTTTCACTTTGGTTCTGGGGATGTTTGGAATCTTCTATATTAAAAgccaaaacaaaaatagatgaatttataaaaattaatggcCAACTCTATTCACAAATATCCAGTAACATAATGAGGTGAGAGAGACGCATCATCCTAAAATACCCAgaaattaacttaaaatatataaaagcccTATGGGTAAAAATGAATTATGAAACTTTACTGAAAGACATACAAGGCTACTttgcaaagttcatggaaaatggaattcgaAGATAAGTTTCAGgttggacatttggcacagtggtccaAACACTACCTGGGACACTGAACCCCTTACTGGAGGGcccaggttcaagccccagccctgccctctatCTCAGCGTCTTGCTAATACGTATCCTGTGAGGCTGCAGATTAGGGTTCAAGGGGCTGAGTCCccgcctccatgtgggagacaaagattgagctcctagctcctggatccagcccagccctagctgttgcggccacttgtggagtaaaacagcagatttaCTGGacgggtggaagatttctttctctctgccggcctgcctttcaaataaataaataaaatacaaatttttacaaaggtaagtttattttgctgtacaaatttttgaaattcacacgTAGTCTCTTCACAACAAATTTACTCTTTAATTCTactttcaatgaacttttttgaagtgtcTTCACAGAAGATTTTAATCAATAAAGAGAAGCTTCATGCTCCACACGGAAAACCCGCATCAGAAGACATCATTTAGCCACGTTGATCTTTGAATTTTAATACGACTCCAGTCAACATTTTAACAAGATTTTTAACTCGACTAATTAATTATAAAGgtcatttatgaaataaaagacaagaaaataatgaagacaTTTTGAAAAGAATTAGAACAGAGGGCATTTGCCTTACTAGCTAACAAAATACATAATGATAATAGAGAAATTAAAACACCCCAGCACTGTCCTGGCCCAGACAAATCAGTCAGTCAGAGAAAACGgaggttcttttatttttaacagacacAGATGTTTATAAAGATGCATCATTGAGTTAAGatgacatttcaaataaatgggggGATGGATTAGCCCATAAGTTTTGTGGGAACAACTGGTACcctatttggaaaagaaaaatgtctcatTCAAACCTCCTGAAAATACTTTCTAGACCATCTAAATACTAAGTGCAAACATTAAAatgatcaaaatataaaaaatgatatgctgtttttataatttaaaatggggaagcttttttttaaaagatttatttatttacttgaaaggcagagagacagagagaaaaataaatccatctactggttcactcccccaaaaggctacaatggccaggggtgggcaaggtcaaagccaggagcctggaactccgtctgggtctccatgtgggtggcaggggcccaagcatggggccatcttccactgctctcccaagtgcattagcaggggcctggatctgaagtggagcagccgggacttgaactggctcctgtATGGGAGGCTGCTGTCAGAGATGAGACTTAGCCCACTTccccacaatgccatcccctagAGGAAGTTTTTTTTAGCAGGACACTCTACAGCTTTAAGGAGAGTGATAAGGATAAGTAAGTACTTACATGGGGAGACCTCCAAAATACGCTATTAAATGGCAAAAGGAATCAGAGGTACAGAAAGTCTACACGACTCCCTACCTCTCATGTACATAAAAGGAGGAAAAATAGTCAGCTGTGACTGCTTGTTTCCATTCACAGAAATAGCTGGAAAATTCCACAGGGCGCTGATGTTAAAACCCATCACGCTGGGTGGGGATACAGAAACTTAATGGGTGGGTACAAGGGTAGGGGAGCGATTTTCAGTCTGCAACTGTGggtctttttaattttgaattatgTCCCTGTATCgctcatttaaaaattacaggaattctattttaaaaattgaattagttTAATGAAAAAGATATTATAAATGAACAAGTGAGAAAATCAGAACATGTTTGTCATCTGGATGATTAAAAAGTTAAACTCCTTAAATCCTTCAGCTCTTTAAGGAAGGGAAAAGTAACCATCtgaacagaaaaacaagaaaatatataaacaatttaCCTCTCcctcaaagcaaaaaaaaaaaaaaaaaaaaaaaaggcacaaagtCTTAGCAAAACTCCAAGTCAAATAACAgatactttgcctttcaaaccaGCAGGACAGGGAGCTCTGACATTGGTGATGTTGTGGGGGGAGCAGTCCTTCACACAGCTGTTGGTGGAGATATAAATTGGTTTAGCCCTGATTTGTAAATCAATGCACAGCaacagatcttcaaaaagttcatgaaaatgtgtatcatggaaaaactatgcatggatttcaaaaaatatctgTAGCAGAATAAATGcatcttctaattccacttttccatgaacttttggacaTGTCCTCACGCATCCCAGGAACAGTGCTAAGCCCTAGAGGTCAAACAGGAAGCAAAAACAAAGTTGGTCCCTAACCACAGGGACCTTGGCACGTCCAggtttcccctctctctgtagtcCACTCCGCTTGGCCTCCTTCTACCTCCACTCACCTTAAAGTCCTGGAGCAACCTCGGGTCCAAGCCCTCTCTTCCCATTTAGTCTGTTCCGCTAGGGGTCTTCTTCCATAGCGTCCATCACCAATGCATCCATCACTAATACAGCAGTCGTGTCCCCTCCGGAGCTGTGTACCACAGGCACTGCAAACCAGCAGACTCAAAATGAACTCCTGATTTCACTGCCAGTCCCAACAGAATCCACCGCTGTTCCCTGACTCAACAAACAGATACCCCTCAGCCAACCCTGCCTGCCAGAAGCCTGCAACCGATTCTCTGCCCCTTCTCTTCCTCAAATCCACGCCCGCTCATAGCCAGGATGGGGACAGGTGTTTGCTGCGGGGACTAAGGCCCTGCAATCAAGATGCCGCTTAGGGAGGCCGTATCCCACATCACATTAGGGAGGCCGTATCCCACATCACACTAGGGAGGCCGTATCCCACATCACATTAGGGAGGCCGTATCCCACATCACATTAGGGGGGCCGTATCCCACATCACATTAGGGGGGCCGTATCCTACATCACATTAGGGAGGCTGTATCCCACATCACACTAGGGAGGCCGTATCCCACATCACATTAGGGAGGCCGTATCCCACATCACATTAGGGAGGCCGTATCCCCCATCACATTAGGGAGGCCATATCCCCCATCACATTAGGGAGGCCGTATCCACATCACATTAGGGAGGCCGTATCCCACATCACACTACTTGGGCTCAAGCCCCAGTTCCAAGCCCTGATTCTAGCCCACTgctgatgagcaccctgggaggcagcagctgattgCTCaatttcttgggtccctgccatccacctgcaAGACCCAAGATTAAGTTCCAcgttcctgactgcagcctggcccaacctcaactgtggtgggtgtttggggagttaTCCAggagaaggaagatctgtctgccCTCTGTCCCCCACAGCCACTTAAAATAGGAAGCTGCTGTCCAAtgtttaaaatagatcttttttttttttttttgacagagtggacagtgagagagagagacagagagaaaggtcttcctttgctgttggttcaccctccaatggccgccgcggccggggcgctgtggccggcgcaccgcgctgatccgatggcaggagccaggagccaggtgcttttcctggtcttccatggggtgcagggcccaagcacctgggccatcctccactgcactccctggccacagcagagggctggcctggaagaggggcaaccgggacagaatccggcgccccgaccgggactagaacccggtgtgccggcgccgctaggtggaggattagcccagtgagccgcggcgccggcctaaaatagatcttaaatcCATGCACTTCGCTCCACCTGCACTACCTCCTCCCTGGGCTAAACTCCCAGGACTTCTACAATGGAAATGGCAACAGCCCAGGATGGTTTTCCATGTTTGTTCACGTCCCCTTCCCACTGCAGACACAGGGGTTTTCTGAATGCAAGTTTGATCATGTCTCTCTCTGATGAAGTCCTCCAAAGATGGCCGACTGCTCTGAGGACAAAGTCCAGGCCATGAGCTGGCCCCACAccagctggccctgcctggcttACAGGCCTCCTGTCGACTGCTCTGCTTAACAGGAGTGAGGGGTGTTGGGTTGCAAACACAGGTTACAGGatgatctcatttttaaaaaacttccgCCGTGTGTTCATCACGGACAGCTGTGATGAGCTGATCCCAGAGTATCTCAACTTCATCCGTGGCGTGGTCGACTCCGAAGACCTGCCCTTGAACATCTCCCACGAAATGCTGCAGCAGAGCAAGATCTTGAAAGTCATCCGCAAGAACATCGCGAAGAAGTGCCTCGAGCTCCTCTCCGAGCTGCTGGAAGACAAGGAGAACTACAAGAAGTTCTACGAGGCCTTCTCCAAGAACTTGAAGCTTGGCATCCATGAGGACTCCACCAACCGGCGCCGCCTCTCTGAGCTGCTGCGCTACCACACCTCCGAGATGACTTCGCTGTCCGAGTACGTCTCTCGCATGAAGGAGACACAGAAGTCCATCTACTACATCACTGGGGAGAGCAAAGAGCCGGTGGCCAACTCGGCTTTCGTGGAGTGCGTGCGGAAGCGGGGCTTCGAGGTGGTGTGCATGACGGAGCCGATTGACGAGTACTGCGTGCGGCAACTCAAGGAGTTTgacaggaagagcctggtgtccGTGACCAAAGAGGGCCTGGAGCTGCCTGAGGacgaggaggagaagaagaagaagatggaggAGAGCAAGGCGAAGTTTGAGAATCTCTGCAAGCTCATGAAGGAGATCCTGGATAAGAAGGTTGAGAAGGTGACAATCTCCAATAGGCTCGTGTCTTTGCCCTGCTGCATCGTGTCCAGCACCTACGGCTGGACAGCCAACATGGAGAGGATCATGAAGGCCCAGGCACTTCGAGACAACTCTACCATGGGCTACATGATGGCCAAGAAGCACCTGGAGATCAACCCCGACCACCCCATCGTGGAGACGTGCGGCAGAAGGCCAAGGCGGATAAGAACGACAAGGCAGTCAAGGATCTGGTGGTGCTGCTCTTTGAAACTGCGCTGCTGTCCTCCGGCTTCTCCCTGGAGGATCCCCAGACCCACTCCAGCCGCATCTATCGCATGATCAAGCTAGGCCTAGGTATGGAGtgagcagtgcctgggttccgggtgggggtggggaggcacagCCTATTCTGGGAcacacttccctccctccgtGCTGTGCGGTTGGAACCTCCTATTTTCTGTTTCCTAGGCATTGATGAAGATGAGGTGGCAGCAGAGGAACCCAGCGCAGCTGTTCCGGAGGAGATCCCCCCTCTCGAGGGAGACGAGGACgcctcccacatggaagaagTAGACTAGGAACTCCTTGGAAGCTCCTGCCCTCTGTATAGTGTCCCCGTGGCTCCCACAGCAGCCTTGAGTGGCCCTGTCCCACCTGGCTCCCCTGCTGCTGTCTAGTGGTCtctctcctgtcctgtgtctTACGGCAGGAAACAAGGGCCTAAAGCCCCATCCCCTCCTTAATTTGACAATGGGGTTGGATGTTGTGTATTGTGgggttttcttgtttattttgttctgaaATTAAAGTATGCAAAATAAAGATGATGCCGTTTTATACAAAAAAAACTTCATATatccattaaaatttttatatattttacatacaaaTACATATGGAATGGTGTTCTCCAATatgttaataaagttttatttgtagGCTGTGATTACATAAAGTAGAAGTCAACTTTCTACACTGGATGCTTTATCTTTGGTCAACAGGCATATTTAATAGGCTTTTTATAATAAGAACAAAACCacttttctccatttaaaaatttcttcaggGATTAGGCATGCCTGTAGGTATTCTGAGTTGTGGTTTTATCGCTAAATAATTTGACTTTTTTAGTTGACCTCGGGAAGAATACACTAATAAGTCAAGAAACATGATTGACGGGTAGCCCGGTATGTTCAGTGCACGAGTAAGGGAAAGGCTGTAACTGAGCTAGTTAGTGCCATTGCAACTGTTATTTCCACATCAGAGCGAGACAAAATGATTATGCAAAGTGAATCAGCAATATTACTCATAGGATAAAAGTATATGAGAATTGATAAATCTGCATGCTGCATTCTTTGcgattttttttcatgaaatgtcTTATTTGTGCTTATTTTTTAGCAGTGCCTACTTTCTGGCTTGTTAATATGACTTATGGAGTGAGAGTCGAGAAGCATCAAGTTAtacattcagtctttttttttttttgaaattggaTAAGCCGTATTTTCTTTGTGAAAGGACAAATTTTGAGATCTCTAAAAGGCCGATTCATTCCTCACAagcttataaaatatattttatgaagaccATAAAACCGTGATACTATTTGCCTTACTTCTCTGCAGTGTTTTGTGGGGATTCATCAACATTCAGAAATATGCGCAGTGATGTGTGGTGCGTGAGAACGTCAACCACCATGTATACAGAAGAGGcgagagagaggctgagaagcGCCACTTGTCCAACAAGCGGGGTCAGAGCCGTACCTCTGGCATCGCAGCCTGGGTGCACCCTCACCCGCAGAGTTCTGAAAAGAGGAAATtctccagctcctctcctccatcGGAGAACAgctggaggagccagcactgtggcacagcaggttaagccgccattcGCGACACTCACATCCTATACTGAAGTGccagtctgagttccagctgctaccttctgagccagctccctgctcacgtgctgccctgggaaggcaacagtagatggcccaatgcctgggaccctggcacccacgtgggagaccaggatggatttcctggcccctggcttcagcctggcccagacctagctgttgctgcagccatctggagagtgaacagtgaaccagtggatggaagatctcacgctgtctctccttttccctctatcattctgcctctcaaacaaataaataaatattttaatttaaaaaatacgtAGTTGTAATGCCAACATTCCCAGATCAAAACACTTACTTCAAAGGTCAATATATAGAAGACACAGTATATAACTATAGAGATAGGAGGATCATGCCCTTGACCTGACCTTAGCCAGGAACCTGGTGATGGGACAGCCTCTACAGATGTTGTGAGAAACACCATGGCTATTTCATGTTCCAGTATGATACCATCTGTCATCTGTCTGAAGACCTGCAAACAATGACCAGGCTCGTCTAAACCGGTCACTACCATAAGCAATAAGTAATAGAACCTGGATTTTTAGGATGGGCACAGAATCGTTTTTTTAAGTCCTTGCCTGCTAGTATTAAGAATAAGTTCATGAGACAAACTTAGAGTTCAACACTGTGTTTCCTCACAGCTGCGCCATATCTGAGCTAATATTCCCTTCCTTCTGGAAACGTCATGGGCAATTGTTTTGTTCCCAACACAATCTATTCTCCACCCTCTCCAGCTGCTTACAGCTCTGGAGAGAGAATGGCACAGGGAGAATATGCTTCGTTctgtttgtgattttttaaaaatgaggccaTTTCAGGCAGTGATGGTGGGGGATTTTGTTTGTTCCCTGAGTGGTTACTCTTTTCTCTTGCCTCTCCCTCGACACACAAGTTTTCTTGTGCTGAGGTGAGTCCTCTGAGTCTCTGAGCTGGTACAGAGGCCACAGTGAGCAGGCCTCTGAAAGCAAACACAGATGAGGAACCTCCAAAGGAAGCGTTCAGTCCACACACAGAACCATACCAGACTTCATTTTTACCGTCCTTGGTCTTCACCTGcttgcctggctcagctctgcttctctGGTCTCTGAACAGCCCAGAATATTTTGGTCATTGGTGTGGGCTGGCAGGAAGCAGGTACAAGCTGGCCCCGTGGGGCCCCAGACGAGGTGGCACCATGCAGCACGTCTCAGTTCCCTGGCGAGCTCAGGGGCCACCCCAGGGTGACATGGCTCCCAACCAGCTTCAGCCCTCATAGTAGTCTGTTCGGGTGTCCGTGTGGACTCACGCTGCCACAGCCAGGCTCCTTAAGGATGGACCAATAA belongs to Oryctolagus cuniculus chromosome 5, mOryCun1.1, whole genome shotgun sequence and includes:
- the LOC138849891 gene encoding LOW QUALITY PROTEIN: heat shock protein HSP 90-beta-like (The sequence of the model RefSeq protein was modified relative to this genomic sequence to represent the inferred CDS: inserted 1 base in 1 codon) — translated: MISFLKNFRRVFITDSCDELIPEYLNFIRGVVDSEDLPLNISHEMLQQSKILKVIRKNIAKKCLELLSELLEDKENYKKFYEAFSKNLKLGIHEDSTNRRRLSELLRYHTSEMTSLSEYVSRMKETQKSIYYITGESKEPVANSAFVECVRKRGFEVVCMTEPIDEYCVRQLKEFDRKSLVSVTKEGLELPEDEEEKKKKMEESKAKFENLCKLMKEILDKKVEKVTISNRLVSLPCCIVSSTYGWTANMERIMKAQALRDNSTMGYMMAKKHLEINPDHPIVETXRQKAKADKNDKAVKDLVVLLFETALLSSGFSLEDPQTHSSRIYRMIKLGLGIDEDEVAAEEPSAAVPEEIPPLEGDEDASHMEEVD